The following proteins are encoded in a genomic region of Ptychodera flava strain L36383 chromosome 23 unlocalized genomic scaffold, AS_Pfla_20210202 Scaffold_24__1_contigs__length_23054250_pilon, whole genome shotgun sequence:
- the LOC139124725 gene encoding uncharacterized protein, whose translation MLGDHVVWNTRSGDITKPRESGILNVITVTIETESVTSSVSPVSSNSESTYESESRSRGRGRGRGRGRGRGRGRGRGRGRGRGGSARGRGGTRGRRRNIQGSTPQATDGIQQLEERKTMLRELIQEMSIESKDNILLQMVDYHPALVFNLVKPTVLQSGYHPPESSQHPKWCICTHCREMPTELERVCCDRLPEMCISQLADFRLLVLNETVLAIARIYRRDVFATDDGDDINRANRHGQFTMWRHGFLGAGNRGYTKRRPKIEDRRPKMEDRRPKTPEFGLKARCTLTGKDGSNVIVFSTQ comes from the exons atgttaggCGATCACGTGGTATGGAACACAAGGAGTGGTGATATCACTAAGCCACGCGAGAGCGGGATTTTAAACGTGATCACTGTAACGATAGAGACGGAGAGCGTC ACATCGTCTGTATCACCTGTTTCATCTAACTCAGAAAGTACATatgaaagtgaatcaagaaGTAGAGGCAGAGGACGGGgcagagggagagggagagggagagggagagggagagggagagggagaggtaGGGGTAGGGGTGGAAGTGCTAGAGGTAGAGGTGGAACCAGAGGCAGAAGACGTAATATTCAGGGGAGTACACCACAGGCAACTGATGGCATCCAGCAGCTGGAAGAAAGGAAAACAATGCTACGT GAACTTATTCAAGAAATGAGTATAGAAAGCAAAGACAACATTCTTTTGCAAATGGTTGATTACCATCCAGCTTTGGTGTTCAATTTAGTAAAACCTACAGTCTTACAGTCAGGATACCATCCACCTGAATCATCACAACATCCAAAATGGTGTATCTGTACACATTGTAGAGAAATGCCAACTGAACTGGAACGAGTATGCTGTGATAGGCTACCAGAAATGTGTATATCTCAACTAGCA GATTTCAGGCTCCTTGTACTGAATGAAACTGTATTGGCAATAGCTAGAATATACAGAAGAGATGTGTTTGCGACAGATGATGGTGATGACATAAATCGTGCAAATCGCCATGGGCAGTTCACCATGTGGAGACACGGATTTCTAGGTGCTGGAAATAGGGGttatacaaaacgaagaccgaagatcgaagaccgaagaccgaagatggaagaccgaagaccgaagacccctGAATTTGGATTAAAGGCACGATGCACTCTAACCGGCAAGGACGGATCGAACGTTATAGTATTTAGTACGCAGTAA